The Gammaproteobacteria bacterium genomic interval AACTCAGTGGCACCCTCCCGGAAACCCGCCGCGCCTCGGACTACATCGGCGAGTTGGACATCCGTCCCGCCAAATCCTGGTACCTCAGGGCCGACCTGCAGTGGAGCCCAGAAATCGATCGCACCGAGCGGGCCAGTTTGCAGTTCCACTACCAAAACGGACCCAAACGCATCTTCAACGCCGCCTACCGCTTTCGCCGGAACTCGCTGCTGCAAACCGATGTCTCCGTGCTGTGGCCGCTGCGGCGCCATTGGCAAATCGTCGGCCGCTGGAACTACTCGCTGCATGACCACCGGCCCCTGGAAACCTTGGCCGGGATTCAATACGAAAGCTGTTGCTGGGTGGTGCGCGTAACCAGCCGGCGCTATTTGGTGGGGACCAGCGGCGGGCCCGATGATGAGCGGGACAGCAACCGCTCCCTCTATTTGCAACTGGAGCTGAAGGGGCTGGGCACCATCGGCAACTCCATAGAGAGCATTTTGGAACGTGGTATTCTTGGTTACCGTTCGCCCTGATTTATTGCAGAGACCCGTCTTTATGCGCTTTTTGATGCCCCTGTTCGCCGCCGCGGTGACCCTCGGTTTGTTTTCCCCCTCTTCCAGTGCCGCCACCCGCTTCACCCTGGAGCGCATCGTGGCCGTGGTGAACGACGATGTCATCACCCGCACTGAGTTGGAAGAGCGGGTGAGGATCATTCGTCAGCAACTCATGGATCGCCGCACGCCCATGCCGCCGGACGCCATTCTCAAACGCCAGGTGCTGGAGCGCATGATCATCGCCAGCCTTGAGTTGCAGCTGGCGGCCAAGGTCGGCATCCGCGTGGACGATGTGATGCTGAACCGGGCGCTCAAGCAGATTGCCGCCCAAAACAATCTGACCCTGGCCCGCTTCCGCGAAGTGCTGGAGGAAGACGGTTTCGACTTCGCCCAGTTCCGGGAAGACATCCGCAAGGAACTGATCACCAACCGTTTGCGTCAGCGCCAGGTGCGGGACCGGACCACGGTCACCGAGCAGGAAATCGACACCTTCCTCGCCAACCAGCGGGCCCAGGGCAAAGGGAACGAAGAATACCACCTGGGCCACATCCTCATCGCCGTGCCGGAAACCGCCGATGCCGACACCTTGCGCGCCGCCCGCGCAAAGGCCGAGGCCGTGGTGGCCGGACTGCGCGCCGGCGCCGATTTCGAGCGCATGGCCATCACCCGCTCCGACGGCCGGCAGGCACTGGAAGGCGGTGACCTGGGCTGGCGCAAGGCGGCGGAAATTCCCAGCCTGTTCGTAGAACCCCTGGACCGCATGGCCCCGGGCGATATCAGCGACCCCATCCGCAGCCCCAGCGGCTATCACATCATCAAGCTGCTGGACCGCCGCACCAGCGAGCGGCACCTGGTCACCCAGACGCTGGCGCGGCATATCCTGATCCGCCCCAGCGAGCTGCACCCGGAAGCAGAAGTCGAAATGGAACTCAGCCGTTTGCGGGAACGCATTCTGGCGGGGGAGGATTTCGGCGCCCTGGCCAGGGAGTATTCACAAGACCCCAAGTCCGCCGCCGAGGACGGTTCTTTGGGCTGGGTGAAACCCGGAGACCTGGTGCCCCCCTTCGAGGCGGCGATGAACCGCATCGCCGAGGGAGAGATCAGCCCGCCGTTTCAGACCAATTTCGGCTGGCACATCGTCCAGGTGGAGCAACGGCGCCGCATTGATGACACAGACCGGTTCATCCGCCAGCAAGCGCGCCGGCAAATCCTGGAGCGCAAAGTGGAGGAGGCCACCGAGGCGTGGCTGCACCGTTTACGTGATGAGGCCTATGTGGAAAACCGCCTGGACAGCGCGCCGTCATAGCTCCCTTGTTTTTTCGCTAAAGCGCGGCGGCGCTGCGCCCGATATGCTCACGACCCTGTCGGTCATGATGGCAGCGAGAAACGGGCGGAGGCCTTATGGCAAGGATACTGGCGGTGGATGATTCCAAGATGATCCGGGATCTGGTGAAAGCGGTACTGACCGAACAGGGACACGATGTGTTGTCAGCGGCCGACGGGGTGGAAGCCATGGACATCGCGCGTCACAACACCGTGGACCTGGTGTTGTCCGACGTTCATATGCCCAACATGAGCGGCGTCAGCCTGGTCGCCAAGCTGCGCCGTCTGGCCGGCTATGAGCATGTCCCCATCGTCATGGTGACCACCGACCAGAATGACTACAAGAAGAAAAAGGTTCGGAGTCTCGGGGCCAACGGCTGGTTGCTGAAACCGTTTACCCAGGAGCGCCTGCTCAACGCCGTCAACAAAATGCTGCACTGAGCAACAGATGCACTCAGTCACTTAAACGCAGGGAGGGGGTGGCCCCCGGGATGTCCCAGTCCCGGTTCTTGCCATAAAAAACCAAAATGCGGTGCAAGCTGATATGATTGCCCCGCATGTCCGTGTCTGTCCCTTGTCCCGTTCCCCGCGTGATGGTCACCGCCGGCGAGCCCGCCGGCATCGGTCCTGATCTGTGCCTGCAGCTGGCCCTCAGTCCCAGCGAGGCCGACTGGGCCGTGGTCGCGGACCCGGTTTTGCTGGCGGCGCGGGCCCGGCTGCTGGGCTTGCCTGTGACCCTGGAAACTGTGGCGCCGGACGCCCCGCCCCGCCCCCACCGGCCCGGAACCCTCAAAGTCCTGCCTCTGGCCCTGGAGGCGCCGGTGACGGCGGGCCGGTTGGACCCTGCCAATGCGGGCTATGTGCTCCAAACTCTCCGCACTGCCACCTCGGCCTGTCT includes:
- a CDS encoding LPS-assembly protein LptD, yielding LSGTLPETRRASDYIGELDIRPAKSWYLRADLQWSPEIDRTERASLQFHYQNGPKRIFNAAYRFRRNSLLQTDVSVLWPLRRHWQIVGRWNYSLHDHRPLETLAGIQYESCCWVVRVTSRRYLVGTSGGPDDERDSNRSLYLQLELKGLGTIGNSIESILERGILGYRSP
- a CDS encoding molecular chaperone SurA, which gives rise to MPLFAAAVTLGLFSPSSSAATRFTLERIVAVVNDDVITRTELEERVRIIRQQLMDRRTPMPPDAILKRQVLERMIIASLELQLAAKVGIRVDDVMLNRALKQIAAQNNLTLARFREVLEEDGFDFAQFREDIRKELITNRLRQRQVRDRTTVTEQEIDTFLANQRAQGKGNEEYHLGHILIAVPETADADTLRAARAKAEAVVAGLRAGADFERMAITRSDGRQALEGGDLGWRKAAEIPSLFVEPLDRMAPGDISDPIRSPSGYHIIKLLDRRTSERHLVTQTLARHILIRPSELHPEAEVEMELSRLRERILAGEDFGALAREYSQDPKSAAEDGSLGWVKPGDLVPPFEAAMNRIAEGEISPPFQTNFGWHIVQVEQRRRIDDTDRFIRQQARRQILERKVEEATEAWLHRLRDEAYVENRLDSAPS
- a CDS encoding response regulator; its protein translation is MARILAVDDSKMIRDLVKAVLTEQGHDVLSAADGVEAMDIARHNTVDLVLSDVHMPNMSGVSLVAKLRRLAGYEHVPIVMVTTDQNDYKKKKVRSLGANGWLLKPFTQERLLNAVNKMLH